DNA sequence from the Vicia villosa cultivar HV-30 ecotype Madison, WI linkage group LG3, Vvil1.0, whole genome shotgun sequence genome:
TTTCCGGTGAAATGTGTTTTGGATTCATCGATCGATTTTCCGATTTTCAATTTCTGACATTGTCGTTTTTTCTTCATCGCAGCGGAGGCGATTCTCGAAACGGTTATTTTCAGTAGATCTATAGTTTTTGTAACGCATTGGGAGGAATGAAGAACACCGAACGAATTGCGAATTTGGCTTTATTAGGTTTGCTTCTTTTCTTGCTGAATTTTATTATGCTTCAGTTTATACTCTAAATTTATTACTAAACTCGTGCATTCATCAATTATACTAGTCTACAATGTAATTGTAATGTTCTTAAACTGTATGCTAGTTCAGAAATTGGATAAGgtgtttttgaaatttgattctgAATTGTTGTATCAGTTTAACTGGTTTGTAGAATTTTTGTGTTTCTACCTTGTGTAGTTATGTTGATGGTCTGAAATTGGTACTATTTAGGTTAATTGAGAACTCAATGGTAACGCGTTTTATATGCTATGGCAGGTTTAACGTTAGCGCCGCTTGTTGTGAAAGTAGATCCAAATTTAAATGTTGTTTTGACTGCTTGTATCACTGTGTTTGTGGGATGTTACCGATCTGTCAAACCAACTCCACCAACTGTAAGTAGTAGCTAATGGCTATTCTTTTATTTATGTAttgcacttttttttttttaagcttaAGATCTGATTTATCAGAAGTATGTTGTATTTAATTATGCAGGAGACGATGTCGAATGAACATGCTATGCGTTTTCCCTTTGTTGGGAGTGCAATGCTGTTATCACTTTTCTTACTCTTTAAGTTTCTATCTAAGGACTTGGTGAATACTGTGTTGACAGCCTACTTCATTGTACTTGGGATTGTTGCACTATCGTATGTTCTTTTCCTTGCACATGTTATCTAGTTAATACAACCATTTTTTGACATGTTTTCTCTTCCACTGTCTGCAGAGCAACATTGTTGCCATCTATTAAACGCTTTCTACCAAATCATTGGAATGAGGACCTCATTGTCTGGCGTTTTCCATATTTTCGCTGTATGTGACACCGTCtcattttttactattttaattatgTTACCAGTGATAGCTACTAGTGGTTTTGTGATTCACCACATCAATAAGTTTGAGAGTTTACTTATTGGCATTGCATATTTTGTTTTATCTATTTGAAAGTTTTCACTCTCCAATTAGTGATTATCCATTTTTGAATGCTCCTTGCACAGCTACTATACCTTTAGGTTCTACTTTCAttcttaaattaattattaattattttagatAAGGGATGATAAATTAAACCAAGTATAATACAGGATAATGTTTAATGCTTTCATGCGTTGGTTTAGGTGTTTGCACTTAATCTACTTGACATTAAATTGCTTCACCCATACAGAATGATTTTTTCCTTATACTTTCTTACACAGCTATCGAGATTGAGTTTACAAGGTCACAGCTCGTTGCTGCAGTCCCTGGCACCTTTTTTTGCGCCTGGTATGCTTTGCGGAAGCATTGGCTGGCAAATAATATATTGGGTCTTGCTTTCTGTATTCAGGTTTGACACTTTACCTATTAGTATGCCTGTCTGTATTATTCTCTATTTAGATGACAACCAATTAACGATGAAAAGTGTGTACctgaaaaatattttatactgAAGTATGGTATCTAATTGGCAATAAAAAGTTGAAAGCACCATACAAGGTTTGATGTTGAGGAATTGAACATTCTATCTTAATGCTATTAGTTTGTATAAAATTTTGAACCGGTTTTAATTAGTAAACTTAAACTGTAATTAACGCATGTTAAACATTTACAGGGAATTGAAATGCTTTCTTTAGGCTCTTTCAAGACTGGTGCTATTCTATTGGTAggtatttgtttttctttttaattgaacTTAATGGTACTCAAAGCTTCATTACCTTCAATAGCATTTTATTAGTAGTTTTGACTTTTGAGACATCTTGCTTTCTATACAAAGTCCTTTGATTGCAGAAAAATCATGGCACTGCtctttatcatttaaaaaaatctaaacatGGTTGtgatatattataatataatataaagaaAGCCTTGAGCTTGATTtacttgttctttttcttttggtttctctatttctttttaaaattttcaatcaaatctaaGTTCAGAAAATGCCTCTGTCTGGTCAAGAATTATGTTTTATTCCATGCAAATATGTTAGGTCTTAGTTTCCACGAGTTAAAACATATGCTTTCTGTTAAACGAGTCTTTTATTTTCCAATATGGTCTTTGACTCTTTTAATTCATGTATTTTGCAGGCTGGTCTTTTTGTATATGACATTTTCTGGGTTTTCTTCACTCCAGTGATGGTCAGCGTCGCAAAATCATTTGATGCTCCAATTAAGGTTAGTTTTTTTTCTAAATGCAAtggaaatatttgtttttatgtctttgTATGAATGTTCGTAGTCTAAGTGCCATGATAACTATCTGATGAAAAAACttattaatttattcttaatTTTGTCATTTAAATTGTTTTGCAGCTTCTGTTCCCCACAGCAGATTTGATAAGGCCATTTTCAATGCTTGGACTTGGTGATATTGTTATTCCCGGTAGGATGACTCTCTTTTGATgtattgatttctttcttttgtgaaattGACCTGTAATTATAATACACTTCAGTTATTAGTATATATTTGGTGTTAGATTTTATCAAACAGGAAGGGATGGAATGGTAAGGAATGCTTCTTCTCcctgtttggatgattaactcaTGGGAAAAAGAGGAAAGGAAAGGGCCAGAAATGTAAAGTTTCATTATAGACTCTACAACCCACAATTTTAAGGGAAGCAAAAAGCAAGGATTCTAAGGGGGGATGGCTACCCCAATTTTCTCTCCATTGAAAAGTTCTTAAACTCCCAAACAACTAAAATTGAAATGGATCTAggctagtttttttaaaaaattgaaatgattATGCATATTTGCTTGATGCAGATTGCTTTTCACACACGCAGACAAACACACACCCACAAACTTTTTCACGACAGCAAATATTTCAGGCTATAGTATAGAGTTGATCCTGTCTGCACAAGGATGGTCAACATTAGATGTCCATGTTTAGGTAAATAGATTGTTTATGCTTTTATTCAAACAAGGGCTTATCACGTGAGAGCTTATGTCATTAGCTGTTTTGCATGAGCTAATTTTCATAAACTTCTCCAAAAAGCTTATTGACTTAAGCTCAAAAAAGCTTATAAGTA
Encoded proteins:
- the LOC131654742 gene encoding signal peptide peptidase-like, whose protein sequence is MKNTERIANLALLGLTLAPLVVKVDPNLNVVLTACITVFVGCYRSVKPTPPTETMSNEHAMRFPFVGSAMLLSLFLLFKFLSKDLVNTVLTAYFIVLGIVALSATLLPSIKRFLPNHWNEDLIVWRFPYFRSIEIEFTRSQLVAAVPGTFFCAWYALRKHWLANNILGLAFCIQGIEMLSLGSFKTGAILLAGLFVYDIFWVFFTPVMVSVAKSFDAPIKLLFPTADLIRPFSMLGLGDIVIPGIFVALALRFDVSRGKPPQYFKSAFLGYTFGVVLTIVVMNWFQAAQPALLYIVPAVIGFLAAHCIWNGEVKQLLEFDESKVANSSEEESDAKSSKKDE